The following proteins are co-located in the Apis mellifera strain DH4 linkage group LG11, Amel_HAv3.1, whole genome shotgun sequence genome:
- the LOC102655272 gene encoding NHP2-like protein 1, with product MGDEVNPKAYPLADATLTAKILNLVQQAMNYKQLRKGANEATKTLNRGLSEFIVMAADAEPLEILLHLPLLCEDKNVPYVFVRSKQALGRACGVSRPVVACSVTVNEGSQLKPQIQAIQQEIERLLV from the exons atg ggaGATGAAGTTAATCCTAAAGCATATCCTTTAGCAGATGCTACATTAACTGCTAAGATCTTAAATTTAGTACAACAAGCaatgaattataaacaattaagaaAAGGAGCTAATGAAGCAACAAAAACATTAAATCGCGGTCTATCAGAATTTATTGTAATGGCTGCAGATGCAGAacctttagaaattttattacacttgCCATTATTATGTGAAGATAAGAATGTTCCATATGTATTTGTTAGAAGCAAACAAGCTCTAGGTCGTGCTTGTGGTGTATCTAGACCTGTTGTTGCTTGTTCTGTGACAGTTAATGAAGGTTCTCAATTAAAACCACAGATTCAAGCCATACAACAAGAAATTGAACGTCttttagtttaa